In bacterium, a genomic segment contains:
- a CDS encoding sodium:glutamate symporter: protein MAIVTSFSFLCLLLVLGKIIRVKVKLFQKLYLPASIIGGILGLIIVQIFGSSIPSDWTAGWIKLPGFLINIVFAALFLGVAIPSLSTIWEKAGPQLAYGQIVAWGQWVIGIGFVLLFLKPMFHIPDLFGGVL from the coding sequence ATGGCAATAGTTACATCCTTTTCTTTTCTATGTTTATTACTTGTTTTAGGAAAAATAATAAGAGTAAAAGTAAAACTGTTTCAGAAATTGTATCTGCCTGCTTCAATAATCGGGGGGATTTTAGGGCTTATTATTGTTCAAATTTTCGGTTCATCAATTCCCTCTGACTGGACTGCCGGATGGATTAAACTCCCGGGATTTTTAATAAACATTGTATTTGCCGCTCTCTTTCTCGGAGTTGCTATTCCTTCTCTTTCCACAATCTGGGAGAAAGCCGGCCCGCAGCTTGCTTACGGTCAGATAGTCGCATGGGGCCAGTGGGTGATAGGAATTGGATTTGTCCTGCTTTTCTTGAAACCTATGTTTCATATCCCTGATCTTTTCGGAGGAGTCCTTC
- the purQ gene encoding phosphoribosylformylglycinamidine synthase I — protein sequence MRKPKVNVLYAPGINCHNELIDAFRLAGASPSPCNLTYDLLEGRSKLTDCDILAIPGGFSFGDHIAAGRIFAIDLNSRLEDQLMEVNEKKIPVIGICNGFQVLVNTGLVPGSKETGSPDSLLDMNTSAVFESRWVDVYVQESNCIWTKGLEGERLRIPVAHGEGRLIVPPDFDDSMTVLRYGSFNGTLSYPDNPNGSQGGRAGICDPTGRIFGLMPHPERAIYPWLGSEDGLKIFKTGIEAVR from the coding sequence ATGAGAAAACCGAAAGTTAATGTTTTATATGCACCTGGGATTAATTGTCACAATGAGCTTATTGATGCATTCCGACTGGCAGGGGCATCACCTTCCCCATGCAACCTGACTTATGATCTTCTGGAGGGCCGAAGCAAACTGACAGATTGTGATATTCTTGCAATCCCGGGAGGTTTTTCTTTTGGGGATCATATTGCAGCAGGCCGGATTTTTGCCATTGATTTAAACAGCAGGCTTGAGGATCAGCTTATGGAAGTAAACGAGAAGAAGATTCCCGTAATAGGCATATGCAACGGGTTTCAGGTTCTTGTCAATACAGGCCTGGTTCCCGGATCAAAAGAGACAGGTTCTCCCGATTCTCTCCTTGACATGAATACTTCCGCTGTATTTGAAAGCAGGTGGGTTGATGTCTATGTACAGGAATCGAATTGTATCTGGACAAAAGGGCTTGAAGGAGAGAGGCTCAGGATTCCAGTGGCTCACGGAGAAGGCAGGCTGATTGTTCCTCCTGATTTTGATGATTCCATGACAGTGCTGAGATATGGTTCTTTTAACGGCACTTTGTCGTATCCGGATAATCCGAATGGTTCTCAGGGGGGACGAGCAGGAATATGTGATCCTACGGGGCGCATATTCGGGCTTATGCCTCATCCTGAGAGAGCAATATATCCGTGGCTTGGTTCTGAAGACGGGTTAAAGATTTTCAAAACAGGTATTGAAGCTGTACGCTGA
- a CDS encoding ParA family protein — protein sequence MAKVIAIANQKGGVGKTTTAINLAASIAVSERKTLLVDIDPQANTTSGMGIDHSAVEKSIYEILIQDESCEEAVVHTEISFLDIIPSSIRLVGAEIELVTEIGREHVLKRALKNIRDKYDYVFIDCPPSLGLLTINSFTAADAVLIPIQCEYFALEGLSQLLKTIRLVQKNLNPKLEIEGVLLTMYDPRLNLANQVAEDVRNYFEDKVFKTVIRRNVRLSESPSFGKPVILYDAVCAGTESYMKLAEEILSHEK from the coding sequence TTGGCAAAAGTCATTGCTATAGCAAATCAAAAAGGCGGGGTAGGAAAAACAACAACAGCTATCAATCTTGCTGCCTCAATTGCTGTGTCCGAAAGGAAAACACTGCTTGTTGATATAGATCCTCAGGCAAATACAACAAGTGGGATGGGAATTGACCACTCTGCTGTTGAGAAGAGCATTTATGAGATATTAATTCAGGATGAGAGCTGTGAAGAGGCTGTTGTACATACCGAGATATCCTTTCTTGACATTATACCTTCAAGTATACGTCTTGTGGGTGCTGAAATAGAACTTGTGACTGAAATAGGCAGGGAGCATGTATTAAAAAGAGCATTGAAGAATATAAGAGATAAATACGATTATGTTTTTATAGACTGCCCTCCCTCGCTAGGGCTTCTTACTATAAACAGCTTTACAGCAGCGGATGCAGTTCTTATTCCCATTCAGTGTGAGTATTTTGCTCTTGAAGGATTAAGCCAGCTTTTGAAAACAATAAGGCTTGTACAGAAAAATTTAAATCCGAAACTTGAAATTGAAGGTGTACTTCTTACAATGTATGACCCGAGGCTTAATCTTGCAAATCAGGTTGCTGAAGATGTGAGGAACTATTTTGAGGATAAGGTGTTTAAAACTGTAATACGGCGTAATGTAAGGTTAAGTGAGTCCCCGAGTTTCGGCAAACCCGTAATTTTGTATGATGCTGTTTGTGCAGGTACGGAAAGTTATATGAAACTGGCTGAGGAGATACTGAGCCATGAAAAGTAA
- a CDS encoding ParB/RepB/Spo0J family partition protein, which produces MKSKRLGRGLGALIPQNAEGEEQQSADSITDLALSLITVNPYQPRTEFDKKALEELKRSIKENGVIQPITVRRAEKGYELIAGERRYRAVLDLGFKRVPAYVMEVSSEEKLLELALIENIQREDLNPIEVAKAYKQLQEQYGSTQEEVAEKVGKDRATVANFIRLLKLPKDIQASLKVKEISMGHARALMGLKKERDQLKLWKKVLAQNWSVRKVEQEVQSFSEKKDAHEPSAHKRRDPYIDDIEERLRSCLGTQVRIKAGNKGGRIEIDYYTNDDLDRIIEAIEGE; this is translated from the coding sequence ATGAAAAGTAAACGACTCGGCAGGGGCCTTGGAGCTCTGATTCCACAAAATGCAGAAGGGGAAGAACAGCAATCAGCAGACAGTATTACGGATTTAGCATTATCTCTCATTACAGTTAATCCATATCAGCCGAGAACGGAATTTGATAAAAAGGCTTTGGAAGAATTAAAGAGATCCATAAAAGAGAATGGTGTTATACAGCCGATAACAGTCAGGCGTGCTGAAAAAGGATATGAGCTTATTGCCGGTGAAAGACGGTACAGAGCAGTTTTAGATCTTGGATTTAAGAGAGTTCCGGCTTATGTCATGGAAGTAAGTTCCGAAGAGAAGCTTCTGGAACTTGCTCTTATTGAAAATATACAAAGAGAAGATTTAAACCCCATTGAGGTAGCAAAAGCGTATAAGCAGCTGCAGGAGCAGTATGGCTCAACACAGGAAGAAGTCGCAGAAAAAGTCGGCAAGGACAGGGCGACAGTAGCAAATTTTATCAGGCTTTTAAAACTTCCAAAAGATATACAGGCGAGCTTAAAAGTAAAAGAAATTTCTATGGGCCATGCAAGAGCTCTAATGGGATTGAAAAAAGAACGGGATCAATTAAAATTATGGAAAAAGGTGCTTGCACAAAACTGGAGTGTCCGAAAAGTTGAGCAGGAAGTACAGAGTTTTTCCGAAAAAAAAGACGCTCACGAACCTTCTGCTCATAAAAGAAGAGATCCTTATATTGATGATATTGAAGAGAGGCTGAGGAGCTGTCTTGGAACTCAGGTTAGAATAAAAGCGGGGAACAAAGGCGGGCGAATAGAGATAGATTATTATACTAACGATGATCTTGACAGGATTATTGAGGCAATTGAAGGCGAGTAG
- a CDS encoding M23 family metallopeptidase has product MKIRKRRRYFSLIFVPDQEKDPKSISLTYFKGRVFLAILILLAIHAVAGGLAYYRVFRLGRNLAKVKYENKELILQNKKIEQIAHDFEEIRRTDKKIRKAFGTTLNLSTAEPPDLSEISNYVKPENTKPAQSSYKDVVIDDHVGTMQNNLYFLTHRESGYYNPGYLPTLLPVEGFLTTHFQKGGWFSARSHLGIDIAAKKGSVIRAAGSGIVLIADWTPDFGNVVIISHGNGLFSYYAHAMRLIVGQGTRVKKGDMIALLGSSGISSAPHLHFEIWKDGKPLDPEKYIYALQRRNVGMN; this is encoded by the coding sequence ATGAAGATAAGAAAGAGGAGAAGATATTTTTCCCTGATATTTGTTCCTGACCAGGAGAAGGACCCTAAAAGTATTTCCCTTACTTATTTTAAAGGGCGTGTTTTCCTTGCAATTTTGATACTGCTTGCAATACATGCAGTTGCAGGAGGATTAGCTTATTATAGAGTCTTCCGTCTTGGTAGAAATTTGGCAAAAGTAAAATACGAGAATAAAGAATTAATTCTTCAAAATAAAAAAATTGAACAAATTGCGCATGATTTTGAAGAAATAAGGCGTACTGATAAGAAGATAAGGAAAGCTTTCGGTACAACGCTGAATCTTTCAACTGCCGAACCTCCTGATCTCAGCGAAATAAGCAATTATGTAAAACCTGAAAATACAAAGCCTGCGCAAAGCAGTTACAAAGATGTGGTTATTGATGATCATGTGGGAACAATGCAGAACAATCTGTATTTTCTGACACACAGAGAGAGCGGATACTACAATCCCGGTTATCTTCCGACTTTATTACCTGTTGAAGGGTTTTTAACAACGCATTTTCAAAAAGGCGGCTGGTTTTCCGCAAGAAGCCATCTCGGGATTGATATTGCTGCAAAGAAAGGCTCTGTTATACGTGCTGCAGGTTCGGGGATTGTTCTGATAGCAGACTGGACGCCTGATTTCGGGAATGTTGTTATAATTTCTCATGGAAACGGGCTTTTTTCCTATTATGCGCATGCTATGCGTTTAATAGTAGGACAGGGGACAAGAGTGAAAAAAGGGGATATGATTGCACTGCTCGGCAGTTCCGGAATCAGTTCCGCACCGCATCTTCATTTTGAAATTTGGAAAGACGGAAAACCACTGGATCCGGAAAAATATATTTATGCTCTGCAGAGGCGGAATGTCGGGATGAATTAA
- a CDS encoding polymer-forming cytoskeletal protein: MAKTNSEFGKGGELNTIVGKGTSIHGDMHVQNSIRVDGKVQGNITTTDTIIVGKEGSVKGNITAKNVLLAGQVTGNVGAKEKVFLQSTATINGDVKSSHLVVDEGAVFDGKCSMSDNKTGSSAEEVVQ; the protein is encoded by the coding sequence ATGGCAAAAACAAATTCTGAGTTTGGCAAAGGGGGAGAACTTAATACTATAGTCGGGAAAGGCACATCAATACACGGTGATATGCATGTTCAGAACAGTATTAGAGTTGACGGAAAAGTTCAGGGAAATATAACAACAACTGATACTATAATTGTAGGAAAAGAAGGAAGTGTTAAAGGTAATATTACTGCAAAAAATGTACTTCTTGCAGGCCAGGTTACAGGAAATGTAGGAGCAAAAGAAAAAGTGTTTTTACAGTCAACAGCAACAATAAATGGCGATGTCAAATCTTCCCATCTTGTTGTTGATGAGGGTGCAGTATTTGACGGTAAGTGCAGTATGTCGGATAATAAAACAGGAAGCTCTGCTGAAGAAGTAGTTCAGTAG
- a CDS encoding DivIVA domain-containing protein: MEVKLENLIEKLRQEGVEEAQRASEQILSDSKKKADAIIKEARKKADTIVADADKKAKSFQENSERVVEQAVRDSVLLLKNNLSDLFDSVFKEAVSGVMDEKFLKDMILKLVEKWSEGKDLEIGLNKNDIKKLEDVLFAGTGEKLKNGITLIPDRDLEAGFRISVKGDDLYYDFSDESVGEILKKFLSPKIQEILEGKNG, translated from the coding sequence ATGGAAGTTAAATTAGAGAACCTTATTGAAAAATTAAGACAGGAGGGCGTTGAGGAGGCACAGCGCGCTTCTGAACAGATCCTGTCAGATTCAAAGAAAAAGGCAGATGCCATAATCAAAGAAGCTCGGAAAAAGGCCGACACTATTGTTGCAGATGCGGATAAAAAAGCAAAATCCTTCCAGGAAAACAGCGAGAGAGTTGTAGAACAAGCTGTTAGAGACAGTGTACTGCTTTTAAAGAATAATCTTTCCGATCTGTTTGATTCTGTTTTCAAAGAGGCTGTATCCGGTGTAATGGATGAGAAGTTTTTAAAGGATATGATTTTAAAGCTCGTTGAAAAGTGGAGTGAAGGCAAGGACCTTGAAATCGGCCTGAATAAAAATGACATTAAAAAACTTGAAGATGTGCTTTTTGCCGGTACAGGGGAAAAACTCAAAAATGGTATTACGCTTATTCCTGACCGGGATCTTGAAGCGGGTTTCAGAATCAGTGTTAAAGGTGATGACCTGTACTATGATTTTTCAGATGAAAGCGTGGGCGAGATATTAAAGAAATTCCTCAGCCCTAAAATTCAGGAAATACTGGAAGGGAAGAATGGATAA
- a CDS encoding DUF2764 family protein produces the protein MDKYYYFVSQLPALVFGKSSYMDMGLFVEEAEKWLPAKDMTKLVTVNISNYETEKNDPLVVRKFKYFEKEFRTDLAQWREAQKKSREYKPSLFNVSVVREGNPLEKEENLLKLRWQFITDLEEGHNFDLDFLLLYYMKLQIQNRLAMFEPEKGMEQFQKLCKVSV, from the coding sequence ATGGATAAGTATTACTACTTTGTCTCTCAGCTGCCTGCTCTTGTTTTTGGGAAATCATCCTATATGGATATGGGGCTTTTTGTCGAAGAGGCGGAAAAGTGGCTTCCGGCAAAAGATATGACAAAACTGGTTACTGTAAATATCTCGAACTATGAGACAGAAAAAAATGATCCGCTTGTTGTAAGAAAATTTAAATATTTTGAAAAAGAGTTCAGAACCGATCTTGCACAGTGGAGAGAAGCACAGAAAAAGAGCCGGGAATATAAGCCGTCGCTGTTTAATGTTTCTGTTGTAAGGGAAGGAAATCCTCTTGAAAAAGAAGAGAATCTTTTAAAGCTGAGGTGGCAGTTCATTACGGATTTGGAGGAGGGCCATAATTTTGACCTTGATTTTTTACTCCTCTATTACATGAAGCTGCAGATACAGAACCGCCTGGCCATGTTTGAGCCGGAAAAAGGAATGGAACAATTTCAAAAATTATGTAAGGTATCAGTATGA
- a CDS encoding V-type ATP synthase subunit A: MSKILGKIVGINGNMLTVEVDGSITQNEVAYVIHGDERLKSEVIRIQQSKAFLQVFEQTKGLKVGDSVEFTGQMLSVQLGPGLLGQIYDGLQNPLPELAEEYGFFLKRGVILDALGNDNKWEFTPSVKKGDTVYGGVVIGTVPETQFTHKIMVPFYLKNRYKIVSIAGKGNYTIEDTIATIQDERGEKIDLKLQFTWPVKMPITAYKQKLLPEETLTTMTRIIDTYFPVAKGGTYCIPGPFGAGKTVLQQITSRHADVDIVIIAACGERAGEIVETMREFPKITDPKTGRSLMERTIIIANTSSMPVAAREASVYTATTIGEYYREMGLDVLLLADSTSRWAQAMREVSGRLEEIPGEEAFPAYLESRIAEFYERSGLVELYSGEKGSLTIGGTVSPAGGNFDEPVTQSTLKVVGAFHGLSRERSNARRFPAIHPLESWSKYKSFISDEIVERGRNLLKKGSEIHQMMMVVGEEGTSIEDFVVYLKSEFLDAVYLQQDAFDKVDASASPKRQEYFAKKIDDILTTDFHFESKEDARNFFAELRQKFIDLNYIEMSNEDFRKQEEAITELLEGITNEKST; this comes from the coding sequence ATGAGCAAAATACTTGGAAAGATAGTCGGAATAAACGGGAATATGCTGACTGTTGAAGTTGACGGGAGCATAACCCAGAACGAAGTTGCATATGTAATCCATGGTGATGAAAGATTAAAGTCCGAAGTAATCCGTATCCAGCAGAGTAAGGCTTTTTTGCAGGTATTTGAACAGACAAAAGGGCTGAAAGTAGGAGATTCTGTTGAATTTACCGGACAGATGCTCTCGGTTCAGCTTGGCCCCGGGCTTCTTGGCCAGATATATGACGGCCTGCAGAACCCGCTTCCTGAACTTGCCGAGGAATACGGATTTTTTCTTAAGAGGGGCGTTATACTGGATGCTTTGGGGAATGATAATAAGTGGGAATTTACTCCTTCTGTAAAAAAAGGAGATACGGTTTACGGCGGTGTTGTTATAGGAACTGTTCCTGAGACTCAGTTTACTCACAAGATTATGGTGCCTTTTTATCTTAAAAACAGATACAAAATTGTATCAATTGCTGGTAAGGGCAATTATACAATTGAAGACACTATTGCAACAATCCAGGATGAACGGGGAGAAAAGATAGATCTTAAGCTGCAGTTTACATGGCCTGTCAAGATGCCGATTACAGCGTATAAACAGAAACTCCTCCCTGAAGAGACTCTGACAACCATGACAAGAATTATAGACACTTATTTCCCTGTTGCAAAAGGCGGAACATATTGTATACCTGGCCCTTTTGGTGCAGGTAAAACTGTTCTCCAGCAGATTACAAGCAGGCATGCAGATGTTGATATTGTTATTATTGCGGCATGCGGCGAAAGAGCAGGCGAAATTGTTGAAACAATGCGGGAATTTCCAAAGATAACAGACCCGAAAACAGGCAGGTCTCTTATGGAAAGAACTATCATTATTGCGAATACATCTTCAATGCCTGTGGCAGCGCGGGAAGCATCTGTTTATACAGCAACAACAATAGGCGAATATTACAGGGAAATGGGGCTGGATGTTCTGCTTCTTGCAGATTCCACATCAAGGTGGGCACAGGCAATGCGTGAGGTTTCCGGACGTCTTGAAGAAATTCCAGGAGAAGAAGCCTTTCCTGCATATCTGGAATCACGTATAGCTGAATTTTACGAACGTTCAGGCCTTGTTGAGCTCTATTCAGGTGAAAAAGGAAGCCTTACTATCGGCGGTACGGTGAGCCCTGCAGGAGGTAATTTTGATGAGCCTGTAACTCAGTCAACTCTTAAAGTTGTAGGAGCGTTTCACGGTTTGTCAAGAGAGAGATCAAATGCAAGAAGATTCCCTGCAATTCATCCTCTTGAAAGCTGGTCAAAATATAAGAGTTTTATTTCTGACGAAATTGTGGAAAGAGGGCGAAACCTGCTTAAAAAAGGATCCGAAATACACCAGATGATGATGGTTGTAGGCGAGGAAGGTACTTCAATCGAAGATTTCGTAGTATATCTAAAATCGGAATTCCTTGATGCGGTATATCTTCAGCAGGATGCATTTGATAAAGTTGATGCTTCGGCGTCGCCAAAACGCCAGGAATATTTTGCAAAGAAGATTGATGATATATTGACTACGGATTTCCATTTTGAAAGCAAGGAAGATGCTCGAAATTTCTTTGCTGAGCTCAGACAAAAGTTTATTGACCTGAACTATATTGAAATGAGCAATGAGGATTTCCGGAAACAGGAAGAAGCCATTACAGAGTTGTTGGAAGGAATCACCAATGAGAAAAGTACATAA
- a CDS encoding V-type ATP synthase subunit B, producing the protein MRKVHNKILSIAGNVITVRAEGVAYEELAEVSTQWGKSLAQVIKIEGYLVSLQVFAGSRGVSTNDEVRFLGNPMQVSFSENMLGRIFNGSGEPRDGGPELTEHLIEIAGPSVNPAKRIIPQRMIRTNIPMIDVFNSLVASQKLPIFSVSGEPYNELLARIALQAEVDMIILGGIGLKFDQYMFFRNALEEGGALSKSIFFMNTASEPVVEGLMVPDLALAVAEKFALGGKDVLVLLTDMTNYCDALKEISITMEMVPSNRGYPGDLYSNLAARYEKAVDFEGAGSITILAVTTMPGDDVTHPVPDNTGYITEGQFYLRNGRIEPFGSLSRLKQQVNKDTREDHRAIMDGMIQLYAQYLETEEKRSMGFRMSDWDQKLLKYGNMFEQDMMDLAVNIPLEQALDRGWEILAKCFTPQESSMRTDLLKKFWPGNNGESDTAPEETAEESSKSQ; encoded by the coding sequence ATGAGAAAAGTACATAATAAAATACTTAGCATTGCAGGAAATGTCATTACAGTCCGTGCAGAGGGGGTTGCCTACGAAGAGCTGGCAGAGGTGTCAACTCAGTGGGGAAAATCCCTTGCACAGGTGATCAAGATTGAGGGATATCTGGTCTCTCTGCAGGTGTTTGCCGGAAGCAGGGGCGTATCTACTAATGACGAAGTAAGGTTTTTAGGAAATCCTATGCAGGTCTCTTTTTCCGAGAACATGCTTGGCAGGATTTTTAACGGAAGCGGCGAGCCGAGAGACGGAGGCCCTGAACTTACAGAGCATCTTATTGAAATCGCAGGGCCGTCAGTAAATCCGGCAAAAAGAATAATTCCTCAGAGAATGATAAGGACCAACATCCCAATGATCGATGTTTTTAACTCATTGGTCGCATCTCAAAAACTTCCTATTTTTTCTGTCTCAGGGGAGCCTTACAATGAACTGCTTGCAAGAATTGCGCTTCAGGCTGAAGTTGACATGATAATTCTTGGCGGCATAGGGCTTAAATTTGACCAGTATATGTTTTTCAGAAATGCTCTTGAAGAAGGCGGGGCATTGAGTAAGTCAATATTCTTTATGAACACGGCATCCGAACCTGTTGTTGAGGGGCTTATGGTACCTGATCTTGCACTTGCTGTTGCAGAGAAATTTGCACTTGGGGGCAAAGATGTTCTTGTTCTTTTGACAGATATGACAAATTACTGTGATGCTTTAAAAGAGATTTCCATAACAATGGAAATGGTGCCTTCAAACAGAGGCTATCCCGGAGATCTTTACAGTAATCTTGCTGCACGGTACGAAAAAGCAGTTGATTTTGAAGGTGCAGGCTCAATCACAATACTCGCAGTAACAACTATGCCTGGTGATGATGTAACACATCCCGTGCCTGATAATACCGGATATATCACAGAGGGACAGTTCTATCTGAGAAACGGAAGAATTGAACCTTTCGGCTCGTTAAGCCGTCTTAAACAGCAGGTCAACAAAGATACAAGGGAAGATCACAGAGCGATTATGGATGGAATGATCCAGCTCTATGCGCAATATCTTGAAACAGAAGAGAAGCGTTCAATGGGATTCAGGATGAGTGATTGGGATCAGAAACTTCTTAAATACGGGAATATGTTTGAACAGGATATGATGGACCTTGCTGTAAATATACCTCTTGAACAGGCTCTTGACAGAGGTTGGGAAATTTTGGCAAAATGTTTTACTCCTCAGGAGAGCAGCATGAGAACAGATTTGTTAAAGAAATTCTGGCCAGGGAATAACGGAGAATCTGATACTGCTCCTGAAGAAACAGCAGAAGAATCCAGTAAGTCGCAATAG
- a CDS encoding V-type ATP synthase subunit D produces MAKIRLTKNELKKQKDNLKRFTRFLPTLELKKKQLLQEVLKSRKEIETLRAEYEENEKKVSSWAGVFAEDIDIESLIKVKDIITGTGNIAGIDIPVFKDISFEDIPYDYFTTPLWVDAGLDAIKKQIAIHAKIKVIGEQLKIIQNELRSTIQRIKLFEEVKIPDARENIRIIRIFLADLQTAEVVRGKIAKTKIAKKKILESFV; encoded by the coding sequence ATGGCAAAGATCCGGTTAACAAAAAACGAACTGAAAAAACAGAAGGATAACCTGAAGAGATTTACACGCTTTCTTCCTACGCTGGAGCTTAAAAAGAAACAGCTGCTTCAGGAAGTACTTAAATCACGGAAAGAGATTGAAACCCTTCGTGCAGAGTATGAAGAAAATGAGAAAAAAGTAAGCTCGTGGGCAGGTGTTTTTGCAGAGGATATTGATATCGAATCTCTAATAAAGGTTAAAGATATTATCACAGGTACCGGAAATATTGCAGGTATAGATATTCCTGTTTTTAAGGATATTAGTTTTGAGGATATCCCTTATGATTATTTTACAACTCCTCTATGGGTTGACGCAGGCCTGGATGCAATTAAAAAGCAGATTGCAATTCATGCAAAAATTAAAGTAATCGGAGAACAGCTTAAGATTATTCAGAATGAACTGAGAAGTACCATACAGCGCATTAAGCTGTTCGAAGAGGTTAAAATTCCTGATGCGAGGGAAAATATAAGAATAATAAGAATATTTCTTGCAGATCTGCAGACAGCGGAAGTAGTACGCGGAAAGATAGCAAAAACAAAGATTGCAAAGAAAAAGATATTAGAGAGCTTTGTATGA
- a CDS encoding V-type ATP synthase subunit K (produces ATP from ADP in the presence of a proton gradient across the membrane; the K subunit is a nonenzymatic component which binds the dimeric form by interacting with the G and E subunits) produces MSMSGLGDMNFSLIFSAIGSALGTGVAGMAAIGAWKKAFLQNKAAPFILVAFVGAPLSQTIYGMILRNAIQSAKWADGTYHWQILIGALAGFAMGLSAYMQGKAGAKASDALAETGKGFGNYIMVVGVIETVALFVMVFAMTSLPK; encoded by the coding sequence ATGTCGATGAGCGGATTAGGTGACATGAATTTTTCGTTGATCTTTAGTGCAATAGGATCAGCATTGGGAACAGGTGTTGCAGGAATGGCGGCAATTGGAGCATGGAAAAAGGCGTTTTTGCAAAACAAGGCAGCTCCTTTCATTCTTGTTGCTTTTGTTGGCGCACCTCTTTCCCAGACAATTTACGGCATGATTTTAAGAAATGCTATTCAGAGCGCGAAATGGGCTGATGGTACGTATCACTGGCAGATATTGATCGGAGCTTTGGCAGGATTTGCAATGGGACTGTCTGCTTACATGCAGGGCAAGGCAGGTGCAAAGGCTTCGGACGCTTTGGCAGAAACAGGCAAGGGCTTTGGTAATTATATAATGGTTGTAGGAGTAATTGAAACAGTTGCTCTGTTTGTAATGGTTTTTGCAATGACATCATTGCCCAAGTAA